In one Heteronotia binoei isolate CCM8104 ecotype False Entrance Well chromosome 1, APGP_CSIRO_Hbin_v1, whole genome shotgun sequence genomic region, the following are encoded:
- the TJAP1 gene encoding tight junction-associated protein 1 isoform X3: MTSTIPSKKPYRKAPPQHREIRHELPILHDNQDGVILAEQSQEPLTDAERMKLLQHENEELRRRLAYVTNKMEAMEKELESGQEYLELELGQNREELEKFKDKFRRLQNSYTASQRTNQDLEEKLHALIKKAEMDRKTLDWEIVELTNKLLDAKTTINKLEELNERYRQDCNLAVQLLKCNKSHFRNHKFADLPYELQDMVNKHLHSTQESSGPGQEALHTLAPSDVVPTSVIARVLEKPESLVLNSAKSGSGSCPVAEDVFVHVDMSGALPDACPSSGQPGKEEVEGGRQQNGGCKPQSSLESLPGEVPTFEKLSPYPTPPPPHPMYPGRKVIEFSEDKVRIPKNSPLPNCTYATRQAISLSLVQGEEEGCDRQRTLPSSPTSEGQRSTSSCSYQPSPKVSRAHGSSQSSPFSSPPQVPSTFPSSASSEEDLLANWQRMFVDKAPPTTERVLVNRTSFSRDTAQELQKRFSRSMQELGRAASAYSDGEESAQSCSWTVSRDSSVDTDSTESRARRSHLGSDFGTDFSQEEARKLLQGGGREGLAELPSSSSPEKHKDCVDMDSLRSPAEEQEILLRGNENSQEAASEPSRQWKSKAPSGRPHRSPKRMGVHHLHRKDSLTQAQEQGNLLN, encoded by the exons ATGACAAGTACCATCCCTTCCAAGAAGCCTTACCGCAAGGCTCCTCCACAGCACCGTGAGATTCGGCATGAGCTGCCCATCCTGCACGATAACCAAGATGGTGTGATTTTGGCAGAGCAGAGTCAG GAGCCCCTGACAGATGCAGAAAGGATGAA GTTGCTGCAGCATGAGAATGAGGAGCTGCGTAGACGTCTGGCCTATGTTACCAACAAAATGGAGGCAATGGAAAAGGAGTTGGAGTCCGGCCAAGAATATCTGGAGCTGGAGCTGGGCCAGAATCGTGAAGAGCTAGAGAAGTTCAAGGACAAATTCCGTAG ATTGCAGAACAGTTATACAGCCTCACAAAGAACCAATCAGGACTTGGAGGAGAAGCTGCATGCCCTG ATTAAAAAAGCTGAGATGGATCGGAAAACACTTGATTGGGAGATTGTGGAGCTCACTAACAAGCTACTAGATGCCAAAACTACCATTAATAAATTGGAAGAGCTTAAT GAGCGATACCGTCAGGATTGTAACCTGGcagtgcagctgctgaaatgcaaCAAATCTCATTTCCGGAACCACAAATTTGCTGAT CTTCCCTATGAACTGCAAGACATGGTCAATAAGCATCTGCATAGTACTCAGGAGTCCTCGGGGCCTGGCCAGGAGGCCCTGCACACACTGGCCCCATCTGATGTTGTGCCCACCTCTGTCATCGCCAGAGTCCTGGAGAAACCTGAGTCCCTGGTACTGAATTCTGCTAAATCCGgcagtggcagctgccccgttgctGAGGATGTCTTTGTCCATGTAGATATGAGTGGAGCTCTACCTGATGCCTGTCCCAGTTCAGGACAGCCTGGAAAAGAGGAAGTGGAAGGAGGAAGACAACAGAATGGGGGCTGCAAGCCACAAAGCAGCTTGGAGAGCCTGCCTGGAGAGGTGCCAACGTTTGAGAAGTTGAGTCCCTATCCTACTCCGCCCCCTCCCCATCCTATGTACCCAGGACGGAAAGTGATTGAGTTCTCTGAGGACAAGGTGAGGAtcccaaagaacagccccctgCCTAACTGTACCTATGCCACACGCCAGGCTATCTCCTTGAGCTTGGttcagggggaggaggaaggctgTGACAGGCAGCGAACCCTCCCCAGTAGCCCCACCTCAGAAGGCCAGCGCTCCACCTCCAGTTGCTCCTACCAGCCATCTCCAAAGGTGAGCCGAGCTCATGGTTCCTCACAGAGCAGCCCCTTCAGCAGCCCTCCACAGGTTCCCAGCACTTTTCCAAGTTCAGCCAGCTCAGAGGAAGACCTGCTGGCAAACTGGCAGCGAATGTTTGTAGACAAGGCTCCCCCCACCACAGAGCGAGTGCTGGTGAACCGCACATCCTTTAGCCGTGATACAGCCCAGGAGCTTCAGAAGCGCTTTAGCCGCTCCATGCAGGAGTTAGGGAGGGCAGCCTCTGCTTACTCGGATGGTGAGGAGTCAGCACAGAGCTGTAGCTGGACCGTGAGTAGAGATTCAAGCGTGGACACTGACAGCACAGAGTCCCGGGCACGCCGGAGCCACTTGGGCTCTGACTTTGGTACAGACTTCTCTCAGGAGGAGGCCCGTAAACTGCTGcaagggggtggcagggaggggctAGCAGAGCTTCCCAGTTCATCTTCACCAGAGAAGCACAAAGACTGTGTAGACATGGACTCACTCAGGAGCCCAGCTGAAGAACAGGAAATCCTGCTACGGGGAAATGAGAACAGCCAAGAGGCTGCCTCTGAGCCAAGCAGGCAGTGGAAGAGCAAGGCTCCTTCTGGCCGCCCTCACCGCAGTCCTAAGAGAATGGGGGTTCATCACCTCCATCGCAAAGACAGCCTGACGCAAGCCCAGGAGCAGGGGAACTTGCTCAATTGA
- the TJAP1 gene encoding tight junction-associated protein 1 isoform X2 yields MTSTIPSKKPYRKAPPQHREIRHELPILHDNQDGVILAEQSQVTKGYVACLRLLQHENEELRRRLAYVTNKMEAMEKELESGQEYLELELGQNREELEKFKDKFRRLQNSYTASQRTNQDLEEKLHALASLSQSWIFAIKKAEMDRKTLDWEIVELTNKLLDAKTTINKLEELNERYRQDCNLAVQLLKCNKSHFRNHKFADLPYELQDMVNKHLHSTQESSGPGQEALHTLAPSDVVPTSVIARVLEKPESLVLNSAKSGSGSCPVAEDVFVHVDMSGALPDACPSSGQPGKEEVEGGRQQNGGCKPQSSLESLPGEVPTFEKLSPYPTPPPPHPMYPGRKVIEFSEDKVRIPKNSPLPNCTYATRQAISLSLVQGEEEGCDRQRTLPSSPTSEGQRSTSSCSYQPSPKVSRAHGSSQSSPFSSPPQVPSTFPSSASSEEDLLANWQRMFVDKAPPTTERVLVNRTSFSRDTAQELQKRFSRSMQELGRAASAYSDGEESAQSCSWTVSRDSSVDTDSTESRARRSHLGSDFGTDFSQEEARKLLQGGGREGLAELPSSSSPEKHKDCVDMDSLRSPAEEQEILLRGNENSQEAASEPSRQWKSKAPSGRPHRSPKRMGVHHLHRKDSLTQAQEQGNLLN; encoded by the exons ATGACAAGTACCATCCCTTCCAAGAAGCCTTACCGCAAGGCTCCTCCACAGCACCGTGAGATTCGGCATGAGCTGCCCATCCTGCACGATAACCAAGATGGTGTGATTTTGGCAGAGCAGAGTCAG GTCACTAAAGGATATGTTGCTTGCCTTAGGTTGCTGCAGCATGAGAATGAGGAGCTGCGTAGACGTCTGGCCTATGTTACCAACAAAATGGAGGCAATGGAAAAGGAGTTGGAGTCCGGCCAAGAATATCTGGAGCTGGAGCTGGGCCAGAATCGTGAAGAGCTAGAGAAGTTCAAGGACAAATTCCGTAG ATTGCAGAACAGTTATACAGCCTCACAAAGAACCAATCAGGACTTGGAGGAGAAGCTGCATGCCCTG GCCTCTCTCAGTCAAAGCTGGATTTTTGCA ATTAAAAAAGCTGAGATGGATCGGAAAACACTTGATTGGGAGATTGTGGAGCTCACTAACAAGCTACTAGATGCCAAAACTACCATTAATAAATTGGAAGAGCTTAAT GAGCGATACCGTCAGGATTGTAACCTGGcagtgcagctgctgaaatgcaaCAAATCTCATTTCCGGAACCACAAATTTGCTGAT CTTCCCTATGAACTGCAAGACATGGTCAATAAGCATCTGCATAGTACTCAGGAGTCCTCGGGGCCTGGCCAGGAGGCCCTGCACACACTGGCCCCATCTGATGTTGTGCCCACCTCTGTCATCGCCAGAGTCCTGGAGAAACCTGAGTCCCTGGTACTGAATTCTGCTAAATCCGgcagtggcagctgccccgttgctGAGGATGTCTTTGTCCATGTAGATATGAGTGGAGCTCTACCTGATGCCTGTCCCAGTTCAGGACAGCCTGGAAAAGAGGAAGTGGAAGGAGGAAGACAACAGAATGGGGGCTGCAAGCCACAAAGCAGCTTGGAGAGCCTGCCTGGAGAGGTGCCAACGTTTGAGAAGTTGAGTCCCTATCCTACTCCGCCCCCTCCCCATCCTATGTACCCAGGACGGAAAGTGATTGAGTTCTCTGAGGACAAGGTGAGGAtcccaaagaacagccccctgCCTAACTGTACCTATGCCACACGCCAGGCTATCTCCTTGAGCTTGGttcagggggaggaggaaggctgTGACAGGCAGCGAACCCTCCCCAGTAGCCCCACCTCAGAAGGCCAGCGCTCCACCTCCAGTTGCTCCTACCAGCCATCTCCAAAGGTGAGCCGAGCTCATGGTTCCTCACAGAGCAGCCCCTTCAGCAGCCCTCCACAGGTTCCCAGCACTTTTCCAAGTTCAGCCAGCTCAGAGGAAGACCTGCTGGCAAACTGGCAGCGAATGTTTGTAGACAAGGCTCCCCCCACCACAGAGCGAGTGCTGGTGAACCGCACATCCTTTAGCCGTGATACAGCCCAGGAGCTTCAGAAGCGCTTTAGCCGCTCCATGCAGGAGTTAGGGAGGGCAGCCTCTGCTTACTCGGATGGTGAGGAGTCAGCACAGAGCTGTAGCTGGACCGTGAGTAGAGATTCAAGCGTGGACACTGACAGCACAGAGTCCCGGGCACGCCGGAGCCACTTGGGCTCTGACTTTGGTACAGACTTCTCTCAGGAGGAGGCCCGTAAACTGCTGcaagggggtggcagggaggggctAGCAGAGCTTCCCAGTTCATCTTCACCAGAGAAGCACAAAGACTGTGTAGACATGGACTCACTCAGGAGCCCAGCTGAAGAACAGGAAATCCTGCTACGGGGAAATGAGAACAGCCAAGAGGCTGCCTCTGAGCCAAGCAGGCAGTGGAAGAGCAAGGCTCCTTCTGGCCGCCCTCACCGCAGTCCTAAGAGAATGGGGGTTCATCACCTCCATCGCAAAGACAGCCTGACGCAAGCCCAGGAGCAGGGGAACTTGCTCAATTGA
- the TJAP1 gene encoding tight junction-associated protein 1 isoform X1 yields MTSTIPSKKPYRKAPPQHREIRHELPILHDNQDGVILAEQSQEPLTDAERMKLLQHENEELRRRLAYVTNKMEAMEKELESGQEYLELELGQNREELEKFKDKFRRLQNSYTASQRTNQDLEEKLHALASLSQSWIFAIKKAEMDRKTLDWEIVELTNKLLDAKTTINKLEELNERYRQDCNLAVQLLKCNKSHFRNHKFADLPYELQDMVNKHLHSTQESSGPGQEALHTLAPSDVVPTSVIARVLEKPESLVLNSAKSGSGSCPVAEDVFVHVDMSGALPDACPSSGQPGKEEVEGGRQQNGGCKPQSSLESLPGEVPTFEKLSPYPTPPPPHPMYPGRKVIEFSEDKVRIPKNSPLPNCTYATRQAISLSLVQGEEEGCDRQRTLPSSPTSEGQRSTSSCSYQPSPKVSRAHGSSQSSPFSSPPQVPSTFPSSASSEEDLLANWQRMFVDKAPPTTERVLVNRTSFSRDTAQELQKRFSRSMQELGRAASAYSDGEESAQSCSWTVSRDSSVDTDSTESRARRSHLGSDFGTDFSQEEARKLLQGGGREGLAELPSSSSPEKHKDCVDMDSLRSPAEEQEILLRGNENSQEAASEPSRQWKSKAPSGRPHRSPKRMGVHHLHRKDSLTQAQEQGNLLN; encoded by the exons ATGACAAGTACCATCCCTTCCAAGAAGCCTTACCGCAAGGCTCCTCCACAGCACCGTGAGATTCGGCATGAGCTGCCCATCCTGCACGATAACCAAGATGGTGTGATTTTGGCAGAGCAGAGTCAG GAGCCCCTGACAGATGCAGAAAGGATGAA GTTGCTGCAGCATGAGAATGAGGAGCTGCGTAGACGTCTGGCCTATGTTACCAACAAAATGGAGGCAATGGAAAAGGAGTTGGAGTCCGGCCAAGAATATCTGGAGCTGGAGCTGGGCCAGAATCGTGAAGAGCTAGAGAAGTTCAAGGACAAATTCCGTAG ATTGCAGAACAGTTATACAGCCTCACAAAGAACCAATCAGGACTTGGAGGAGAAGCTGCATGCCCTG GCCTCTCTCAGTCAAAGCTGGATTTTTGCA ATTAAAAAAGCTGAGATGGATCGGAAAACACTTGATTGGGAGATTGTGGAGCTCACTAACAAGCTACTAGATGCCAAAACTACCATTAATAAATTGGAAGAGCTTAAT GAGCGATACCGTCAGGATTGTAACCTGGcagtgcagctgctgaaatgcaaCAAATCTCATTTCCGGAACCACAAATTTGCTGAT CTTCCCTATGAACTGCAAGACATGGTCAATAAGCATCTGCATAGTACTCAGGAGTCCTCGGGGCCTGGCCAGGAGGCCCTGCACACACTGGCCCCATCTGATGTTGTGCCCACCTCTGTCATCGCCAGAGTCCTGGAGAAACCTGAGTCCCTGGTACTGAATTCTGCTAAATCCGgcagtggcagctgccccgttgctGAGGATGTCTTTGTCCATGTAGATATGAGTGGAGCTCTACCTGATGCCTGTCCCAGTTCAGGACAGCCTGGAAAAGAGGAAGTGGAAGGAGGAAGACAACAGAATGGGGGCTGCAAGCCACAAAGCAGCTTGGAGAGCCTGCCTGGAGAGGTGCCAACGTTTGAGAAGTTGAGTCCCTATCCTACTCCGCCCCCTCCCCATCCTATGTACCCAGGACGGAAAGTGATTGAGTTCTCTGAGGACAAGGTGAGGAtcccaaagaacagccccctgCCTAACTGTACCTATGCCACACGCCAGGCTATCTCCTTGAGCTTGGttcagggggaggaggaaggctgTGACAGGCAGCGAACCCTCCCCAGTAGCCCCACCTCAGAAGGCCAGCGCTCCACCTCCAGTTGCTCCTACCAGCCATCTCCAAAGGTGAGCCGAGCTCATGGTTCCTCACAGAGCAGCCCCTTCAGCAGCCCTCCACAGGTTCCCAGCACTTTTCCAAGTTCAGCCAGCTCAGAGGAAGACCTGCTGGCAAACTGGCAGCGAATGTTTGTAGACAAGGCTCCCCCCACCACAGAGCGAGTGCTGGTGAACCGCACATCCTTTAGCCGTGATACAGCCCAGGAGCTTCAGAAGCGCTTTAGCCGCTCCATGCAGGAGTTAGGGAGGGCAGCCTCTGCTTACTCGGATGGTGAGGAGTCAGCACAGAGCTGTAGCTGGACCGTGAGTAGAGATTCAAGCGTGGACACTGACAGCACAGAGTCCCGGGCACGCCGGAGCCACTTGGGCTCTGACTTTGGTACAGACTTCTCTCAGGAGGAGGCCCGTAAACTGCTGcaagggggtggcagggaggggctAGCAGAGCTTCCCAGTTCATCTTCACCAGAGAAGCACAAAGACTGTGTAGACATGGACTCACTCAGGAGCCCAGCTGAAGAACAGGAAATCCTGCTACGGGGAAATGAGAACAGCCAAGAGGCTGCCTCTGAGCCAAGCAGGCAGTGGAAGAGCAAGGCTCCTTCTGGCCGCCCTCACCGCAGTCCTAAGAGAATGGGGGTTCATCACCTCCATCGCAAAGACAGCCTGACGCAAGCCCAGGAGCAGGGGAACTTGCTCAATTGA